A stretch of the Metopolophium dirhodum isolate CAU chromosome 8, ASM1992520v1, whole genome shotgun sequence genome encodes the following:
- the LOC132950314 gene encoding probable enoyl-CoA hydratase, mitochondrial yields the protein MAIFLRSSVCKSKLVFSLSKIVTPVTSMKLSTCNLEYIITEKVGEKQNVGLVKLNRPKALNALCDGLVTELTEAVSAYDADDSIGAIVVTGSERAFAAGADIKEMLDKTYSTNLKIGLLKQWDNLSKCKKPVIAAVNGFALGGGCELAMMCDIIYAGEKAKFGQPEIVIGTIPGAGGTQRMIRSCGKSFAMEVCLSGNQISAHEALSRGLVSKVFPPEKLVDEAIKLAEKISEHSPLIVALCKESVNYAYESSLSQGLQFEKKSFYGTFATDDRKEGMTAFIEKRKPNFSNN from the coding sequence atggCAATTTTTTTGAGATCGTCAGTGTGTaaatcaaaattagttttttcacTATCGAAAATTGTAACACCCGTAACTTCAATGAAGCTCTCCACATGTAACTTGGAGTATATAATTACTGAAAAAGTtggtgaaaaacaaaatgttggCCTGGTAAAACTTAACAGACCTAAAGCTTTAAATGCTTTATGTGATGGTTTGGTCACAGAACTGACCGAAGCCGTATCTGCTTATGACGCCGATGATTCAATTGGAGCTATTGTTGTTACTGGTAGTGAACGTGCATTTGCGGCTGGTGCTGATATCAAAGAAATGCTTGACAAGACTTATTCCACTAACCTAAAAATTGGTCTACTCAAACAATGGGACAACCTGAGTAAATGCAAGAAACCAGTTATTGCTGCTGTAAATGGTTTCGCTCTAGGTGGTGGATGTGAATTAGCAATGATGTGCGACATTATCTATGCTGGAGAAAAAGCTAAATTTGGCCAACCTGAGATTGTGATTGGAACCATTCCCGGAGCCGGTGGTACTCAGCGTATGATTCGCTCTTGCGGTAAAAGCTTTGCAATGGAAGTATGTTTATCTGGAAACCAGATTTCGGCTCACGAAGCTTTATCTAGAGGATTAGTTAGTAAGGTGTTCCCACCAGAAAAGTTAGTAGACGAGGCTATTAAATTGGCTGAAAAAATAAGTGAACATTCACCTTTAATTGTTGCATTATGCAAAGAATCTGTAAATTATGCATATGAATCAAGTTTAAGCCAAGGTTTACAATTTGAGAAGAAGTCATTCTATGGAACTTTTGCAACCGATGACCGGAAGGAAGGAATGACTGCATTCATTGAAAAAAGAAAACCAAacttttctaataattaa
- the LOC132950313 gene encoding uncharacterized protein LOC132950313 isoform X1 — protein sequence MSAEWASDGLMVDTDDYKDICSNLDEYSDFSYDQTNGMDWYFPEVLELCQHSRWLLDENNFSLNESSVSEICNMLKNTILCEYQTEIFLQHPLIIQKLIKWLNENKEKELILECLIYLVKKLIRRHHECTTGLCENNENINSNYDSNSHISIRGTYSESTTNDEISRWGIAKFCVLLMPVLLKHVSLNSEGAFSLFMSSMHLLTSISNSCNVNFYIDLVFSDYTIKNILLNEPLSSLKFLIIAKEILKLGSPNEQFKVIICDILKQPYWIHLYPELYHQLYEKVINEELLEQQIIKRVEDAYILSSTSNLDITQYANLFRSSLPITCFHKQFNIIDKFITNTIKYAKLTETTDNHKEYSNILLSLLSFKSVDVVLHTYLTLNNTLKKIFNHLNFESKKFDRLLNNLLCTNVLNEIICFGCNNSNKEICQSASEMIEQIIKNKNIINYNQWKYFLNNLAPIFPVLYCYADQTSSLGQIVLDLFDPDQAEKLFISKLVLLHSTVAMLFSKDKKSRVEANNRITWIFKTSLNRNIKLPNDIFLMEIDEVNEHVDKPIGEYNKKDLDDMIDLISNECSSHQTIKCALYKISVILEHNHLQQHFIHNGGMDIILNLLKSSKLFVNERGLLIALLKLTLCFTKKKKINISDHNSLAKNIEIQLQLIAVLSDFHEVPLVKQYVFQIFFYCIFNQYLTSYGEIPKVVVNKINTPIKFNKYSYTTNNSDETMLFSRIKENHNCMEVLILTWHLKHYDSVDVFLENGLTANSQNDVFNNVFQRFRKACIKWSVKKCLVDLIAAQSHQVALAILGDLKRYLEISVCIEQFEVDEELFENALKKFLILPPIFLTDLQTLIVVLKLLHFALTKRVLMNKLNWVAEILTKSESMHHNLADDFKKDDKSKQLCNQFCIELYEVYWLCLKNYSHFSTLNLTKLLFDRLASSKNEIVLLQINMKCLTILTENPKNIDKDFVKIYLSQFISLKTTLMNNLNEKSLQRSYLIVLNHILHHTILVPNISEVWCMYDWETWTWSMIHSTDLLVRALVFQFSAGLAVIDIPVSHNLIHLALNYFCESSCLENCVVAEQAALFCSNLFCFPKFKSLCHQCIIKLDFDAFVQIINLCSYYDYTKPEKKNFMTSPKLVSNICCMFFNMFTLTEVNLYELDQHSQFVQALFMCLKKYLTPMSIENPNIMEMCGRICSVLTLFIPVSNYNFENLLNSLNVIYERININLDYCTTMVWRSLFRLTTIVIQYTNYKTFVITNNLITALLTSVTSENKDLCIEALNVVSLVCPQLSKKFAHRVCNILIHTLLLEWHHKLKRKMLLIALSNIFIEHPITYETAKHDNDILHFIISKLKIMQLQVTKQSNHKSKILQNEYLEIVKFCCNLFHGCNDAREDASAELPDLVHKLWPIVVANPKSDILMCTLQMLVSLTSTCPSACSAMTMTSSTLGMEPKTKCTSFSLFHEVITLSTNFHLNEDILNITLLLVLNCCQAQECRVTITKSKLLPSVVLTLNLKDKKFPIKIEQQYLKFLLVFTSYSEGQIHLLKVENILDTLVDLLKSNYVNDSLAILRNLCFNGQNRAIILSSDVFLDGIKTLLETGNPTNQNYKDISLAIWSIACNNQKARLQLCHWGIDRYFEKLSDLVICSDETKSIMNCTYKVLKG from the exons ATGTCAGC GGAGTGGGCCAGTGATGGTTTAATGGTTGATACAGATGATTATAAAGATATATGCAGCAATTTGGATGAATACTCGGATTTTTCTTATGATCAAACAAATGGTATGGATTGGTATTTTCCTGAAGTTCTTGAGTTATGTCAACACAGCCGATGGCTATTggatgaaaacaatttttctttaaatgaaTCATCTGTTTCTGAAATTTGTAATATGCTCAAAAATACAATTCTTTGCGAATATCaaacagaaatatttttacagcatCCATTAATTATtcag aaattaattaaatggctgaatgaaaataaagaaaaagagTTGATACTAGAATGTCtaatttatttggtaaaaaaattaataagaagACACCATGAATGTACTACCGGTTTGTGT gaaaacaatgaaaatattaattccaaTTATGATTCTAATTCTCATATTTCGATAAGAGGAACTTATAGTGAATCTACAACTAat GATGAAATTTCACGCTGGGGTATTGCCAAATTTTGTGTTTTACTGATGCctgtattattaaaacatgtTAGCCTTAATAGTGAAGGAGCTTTCTCTTTGTTTATGTCCAGCATGCATCTTTTAACATCTATATCTAACAGTTGTAACGTTAATTTTTACATAGATTTAGTATTTTCTgactatacaataaaaaatatattatt aaatgaacCTCTATCTTcacttaagtttttaattattgctaaggaaatattaaaacttgGTTCACCTAATGAgcaatttaaagtaataatttgtgACATACTTAAGCAACCATATTGGATTCATCTTTATCCTGAATTGTACCACCAACTGTATGAAAAAGTtattaat gaagAACTGTTAGAACAACAAATTATCAAAAGGGTTGAAGatgcatatattttatcatcCACTTCCAACTTGGATATTACACAATATGCAAATTTATTTAGAAGTTCATTACCTATTACATGCTtccataaacaatttaatataattgataaatttattacaaacaCGATTAAATATGC aaAATTAACAGAAACAACAGATAATCATAAAGAATACAGCAACATTTTATTGAGTTTGCTTTCATTTAAATCTGTAGATGTTGTATTACACACATACTTAACACTTAATAATACactgaagaaaatatttaatcatttaaactttgaatcaaaaaaatttgaccggttattaaacaatttactatGTACTAATGTGTTGAATGAAATTATATGTTTTGGCTGTAATAATTCAAACAAagag ATATGTCAATCAGCATCAGAAATGATAGAAcagataataaaaaacaaaaacataataaattataatcaatggaaatattttttaaataatttagctCCTATCTTCccagtattatattgttatgctgACCAAACATCTAGTCTGGGCCAAATTGTTTTGGATTTGTTTGATCCCGATCAAGCGGAGAAActctttatttcaaaattagta ctaCTTCATTCAACAGTTGCAATGTTGTTCAGCAAAGATAAAAAATCTCGGGTTGAAGCAAATAATAGAATAACATGGATTTTTAAAACATCTCTAAATAGAAACATTAAACTGccaaatgatatttttttaatggaaattGATGAAGTAAATGAACATGTAGACAAACCCATTGGtgaatataat AAAAAGGATTTAGATGATATGATAGATTTAATATCTAATGAATGTTCAAGTCATCAAACTATTAAATGTGCTCTATACAAAATATCAGTAATACTTGAACATAATCATcttcaacaacattttattcataatggaggaatggatattatattaaatttacttaaatcATCAAAA ctttttgTTAATGAACGTGGCTTGTTAATTGCATTATTAAAACTAACTTTATGTTtcacgaagaaaaaaaaaataaatattagtgatCATAACTCATTAGCAAAGAATATTGAAATACAACTTCAATTAATCGCAG ttcTATCTGATTTCCATGAAGTTCCACTTGTAAAACAGTATGtgttccaaatttttttttattgtattttcaacCAATATTTAACTTCCTATGGAGAAATACCAAAAGTagttgtgaataaaataaatactcctATTAAATTCAACAAATACTCTTATACAACTAATAATTCTGATGaaacaatgttattttcaa gaattaaAGAGAACCATAATTGCATGgaagttttaatattaacatgGCATTTGAAACATTATGATAGTGTTGATGTGTTTTTGGAAAATGGCCTCACTGCAAACTCACAAAACGATGTATTCAACAATGTTTTTCAACGTTTTAGAAAAGCCTGTATTAAATGGTCAGTTAAAAAATGCTTGGTTGACTTAATTGCTGCCCAGTCACATCAAGTAGCATTAGCCATTCTTGGTGATTTAAAGAG ATATTTAGAAATAAGTGTATGCATTGAGCAATTTGAAGTAGATGAAGAACTATTTGAAAATGCgttaaaaaagtttttgataTTGCCTCCAATTTTTTTGACTGATTTACAAACATTAATCgttgttttaaaactattacattTTGCATTGACAAAAA gagtattaatgaataaattaaattgggtagctgaaatattaacaaaatctGAATCTATGCATCATAATTTGGCGGATGATTTTAAAAAAGATGACAAATCAAAACAATTg TGTAATCAATTTTGTATCGAACTTTATGAAGTATATTGGCTTTGCTTAAAAAACTATAGTCATTTTTCAACTTTGAATTTAACAAAACTGTTATTTGATCGATTGGCATCTTCAAAAAACGAaattg ttttattacaaattaatatgaaGTGTCTTACTATATTAACGgaaaatccaaaaaatatagataaagacttcgtgaaaatatatttatctcaATTTATTTCGTTAAAAACAACACTGATGAATAACTTGAATGAAAAAAGTTTGCAGCGAAGTTATTTAATTGTCCTGAACCACATCCTTcaccatacaattttagtaccaaat ATTTCTGAAGTATGGTGTATGTACGACTGGGAAACATGGACATGGTCAATGATACACAGTACTGATTTATTAGTACGCGCTCTAGTCTTTCAATTTTCAGCTGGCTTGGCAGTTATTGATATTCCAGTATCacataatttaattcatcttGCATTAAA TTATTTTTGTGAATCAAGTTGCTTGGAAAATTGTGTTGTTGCCGAGCAAGCAgctttattttgttcaaatttattttgtttccctAAGTTTAAA AGTTTATGCCACCAATGCATTATTAAATTGGATTTTGATGCTTttgttcaaattattaatttgtgttcATACTACGACTATACCAAACCTG aaaaaaaaaactttatgacATCTCCAAAACTTGTGTCCAATATATGCTGCATGTTTTTCAATATGTTTACATTAACAGAAGTAAATTTATATGAACTCGATCAACATAGTCAATTTGTACAAGCACTTTTcat gtgcttaaaaaaatatttgactccTATGAGTATTGAAAACCCTAATATCATGGAGATGTGTGGTCGCATATGTTCTGTTCTTACACTATTTATACCTGTTagcaattataattttgaaaatttattaaattctttaaatGTTATCTATGAaaggattaatattaatttgg aTTATTGTACAACAATGGTATGGAGATCATTATTTAGACTGACAACAATagttatacagtatacaaattataaaacatttgttataacaaataatttaataactgcattattaacTAGTGTAACTTCCGAAAATAAAGATTTATGTATTGAAGCATTAAATGTAGTTTCTTTAGTATGTCCTCAACTGTCTaaaa agtttgCTCATCGTgtttgtaacattttaattcatacATTGCTCTTGGAGTGGCATcataaattaaaacgaaaaatgttattaattgcattatcaaacatatttattGAACACCCAATCACATATGAAACAGCGAAGCATGACAATGACATATTACATTTCATCATttctaaattgaaaattatgcaGCTACAAGTTACTAAACAATCAAATCATAAAtca aaaatattacaaaatgagTATTTGGAAATTGTGAAATTTTGTTGCAATTTATTTCATGGATGTAATGACGCTAGAGAAGATGCTTCCGCTGAATTGCCAGATTTAGTTCATAAACTTTGGCCTATTGTTGTTGCCAACCCTAAATCAGATATTTTAATGTGTACACTACAAATGCTTGTATCACTTACATCTACATGTCCTTCTG CATGCAGTGCAATGACAATGACTAGCAGTACACTTGGAATGgaaccaaaaacaaaatgtacttcattttcattatttcatgAAGTAATTACATTATCtactaattttcatttaaacgaagatattttgaatattacgcTGCTGTTAGTTTTAAACTGTTGCCAAGCTCAAGAATGTCGTGTAACAAttacaaaa aGTAAACTATTGCCAAGCGTCGTATTGACTCTTAATCTTAAAGACAAAAAATTTCCAATTAAGATtgaacaacaatatttaaagtttttgcTGGTTTTCACAAGTTACAGCGAGGGACAAATACaccttttaaaa gttgaaaatattttggataCTTTAGTAGATctcttaaaatcaaattatgtaaatgatTCTTTAGCCATATTGAGAAACTTGTGTTTTAATGGACAAAACCGTGCAATTATTTTGTCATCAG ATGTATTTTTAGACGGAATTAAAACCTTATTAGAAACTGGAAACCCTACaaaccaaaattataaagatattaGCTTAGCCATATGGTCAATTGCATGCAACAATCAAAAAGCTCGTCTTCAACTATGTCATTGGGGTATAGATAGGTATTTTGAGAAATTATCTGATTTAGTAATATGTAGTGATGAAACAAAAAGCATTATGAACTGTacatataaagttttaaaaggCTAA
- the LOC132950313 gene encoding uncharacterized protein LOC132950313 isoform X2, which produces MPVLLKHVSLNSEGAFSLFMSSMHLLTSISNSCNVNFYIDLVFSDYTIKNILLNEPLSSLKFLIIAKEILKLGSPNEQFKVIICDILKQPYWIHLYPELYHQLYEKVINEELLEQQIIKRVEDAYILSSTSNLDITQYANLFRSSLPITCFHKQFNIIDKFITNTIKYAKLTETTDNHKEYSNILLSLLSFKSVDVVLHTYLTLNNTLKKIFNHLNFESKKFDRLLNNLLCTNVLNEIICFGCNNSNKEICQSASEMIEQIIKNKNIINYNQWKYFLNNLAPIFPVLYCYADQTSSLGQIVLDLFDPDQAEKLFISKLVLLHSTVAMLFSKDKKSRVEANNRITWIFKTSLNRNIKLPNDIFLMEIDEVNEHVDKPIGEYNKKDLDDMIDLISNECSSHQTIKCALYKISVILEHNHLQQHFIHNGGMDIILNLLKSSKLFVNERGLLIALLKLTLCFTKKKKINISDHNSLAKNIEIQLQLIAVLSDFHEVPLVKQYVFQIFFYCIFNQYLTSYGEIPKVVVNKINTPIKFNKYSYTTNNSDETMLFSRIKENHNCMEVLILTWHLKHYDSVDVFLENGLTANSQNDVFNNVFQRFRKACIKWSVKKCLVDLIAAQSHQVALAILGDLKRYLEISVCIEQFEVDEELFENALKKFLILPPIFLTDLQTLIVVLKLLHFALTKRVLMNKLNWVAEILTKSESMHHNLADDFKKDDKSKQLCNQFCIELYEVYWLCLKNYSHFSTLNLTKLLFDRLASSKNEIVLLQINMKCLTILTENPKNIDKDFVKIYLSQFISLKTTLMNNLNEKSLQRSYLIVLNHILHHTILVPNISEVWCMYDWETWTWSMIHSTDLLVRALVFQFSAGLAVIDIPVSHNLIHLALNYFCESSCLENCVVAEQAALFCSNLFCFPKFKSLCHQCIIKLDFDAFVQIINLCSYYDYTKPEKKNFMTSPKLVSNICCMFFNMFTLTEVNLYELDQHSQFVQALFMCLKKYLTPMSIENPNIMEMCGRICSVLTLFIPVSNYNFENLLNSLNVIYERININLDYCTTMVWRSLFRLTTIVIQYTNYKTFVITNNLITALLTSVTSENKDLCIEALNVVSLVCPQLSKKFAHRVCNILIHTLLLEWHHKLKRKMLLIALSNIFIEHPITYETAKHDNDILHFIISKLKIMQLQVTKQSNHKSKILQNEYLEIVKFCCNLFHGCNDAREDASAELPDLVHKLWPIVVANPKSDILMCTLQMLVSLTSTCPSACSAMTMTSSTLGMEPKTKCTSFSLFHEVITLSTNFHLNEDILNITLLLVLNCCQAQECRVTITKSKLLPSVVLTLNLKDKKFPIKIEQQYLKFLLVFTSYSEGQIHLLKVENILDTLVDLLKSNYVNDSLAILRNLCFNGQNRAIILSSDVFLDGIKTLLETGNPTNQNYKDISLAIWSIACNNQKARLQLCHWGIDRYFEKLSDLVICSDETKSIMNCTYKVLKG; this is translated from the exons ATGCctgtattattaaaacatgtTAGCCTTAATAGTGAAGGAGCTTTCTCTTTGTTTATGTCCAGCATGCATCTTTTAACATCTATATCTAACAGTTGTAACGTTAATTTTTACATAGATTTAGTATTTTCTgactatacaataaaaaatatattatt aaatgaacCTCTATCTTcacttaagtttttaattattgctaaggaaatattaaaacttgGTTCACCTAATGAgcaatttaaagtaataatttgtgACATACTTAAGCAACCATATTGGATTCATCTTTATCCTGAATTGTACCACCAACTGTATGAAAAAGTtattaat gaagAACTGTTAGAACAACAAATTATCAAAAGGGTTGAAGatgcatatattttatcatcCACTTCCAACTTGGATATTACACAATATGCAAATTTATTTAGAAGTTCATTACCTATTACATGCTtccataaacaatttaatataattgataaatttattacaaacaCGATTAAATATGC aaAATTAACAGAAACAACAGATAATCATAAAGAATACAGCAACATTTTATTGAGTTTGCTTTCATTTAAATCTGTAGATGTTGTATTACACACATACTTAACACTTAATAATACactgaagaaaatatttaatcatttaaactttgaatcaaaaaaatttgaccggttattaaacaatttactatGTACTAATGTGTTGAATGAAATTATATGTTTTGGCTGTAATAATTCAAACAAagag ATATGTCAATCAGCATCAGAAATGATAGAAcagataataaaaaacaaaaacataataaattataatcaatggaaatattttttaaataatttagctCCTATCTTCccagtattatattgttatgctgACCAAACATCTAGTCTGGGCCAAATTGTTTTGGATTTGTTTGATCCCGATCAAGCGGAGAAActctttatttcaaaattagta ctaCTTCATTCAACAGTTGCAATGTTGTTCAGCAAAGATAAAAAATCTCGGGTTGAAGCAAATAATAGAATAACATGGATTTTTAAAACATCTCTAAATAGAAACATTAAACTGccaaatgatatttttttaatggaaattGATGAAGTAAATGAACATGTAGACAAACCCATTGGtgaatataat AAAAAGGATTTAGATGATATGATAGATTTAATATCTAATGAATGTTCAAGTCATCAAACTATTAAATGTGCTCTATACAAAATATCAGTAATACTTGAACATAATCATcttcaacaacattttattcataatggaggaatggatattatattaaatttacttaaatcATCAAAA ctttttgTTAATGAACGTGGCTTGTTAATTGCATTATTAAAACTAACTTTATGTTtcacgaagaaaaaaaaaataaatattagtgatCATAACTCATTAGCAAAGAATATTGAAATACAACTTCAATTAATCGCAG ttcTATCTGATTTCCATGAAGTTCCACTTGTAAAACAGTATGtgttccaaatttttttttattgtattttcaacCAATATTTAACTTCCTATGGAGAAATACCAAAAGTagttgtgaataaaataaatactcctATTAAATTCAACAAATACTCTTATACAACTAATAATTCTGATGaaacaatgttattttcaa gaattaaAGAGAACCATAATTGCATGgaagttttaatattaacatgGCATTTGAAACATTATGATAGTGTTGATGTGTTTTTGGAAAATGGCCTCACTGCAAACTCACAAAACGATGTATTCAACAATGTTTTTCAACGTTTTAGAAAAGCCTGTATTAAATGGTCAGTTAAAAAATGCTTGGTTGACTTAATTGCTGCCCAGTCACATCAAGTAGCATTAGCCATTCTTGGTGATTTAAAGAG ATATTTAGAAATAAGTGTATGCATTGAGCAATTTGAAGTAGATGAAGAACTATTTGAAAATGCgttaaaaaagtttttgataTTGCCTCCAATTTTTTTGACTGATTTACAAACATTAATCgttgttttaaaactattacattTTGCATTGACAAAAA gagtattaatgaataaattaaattgggtagctgaaatattaacaaaatctGAATCTATGCATCATAATTTGGCGGATGATTTTAAAAAAGATGACAAATCAAAACAATTg TGTAATCAATTTTGTATCGAACTTTATGAAGTATATTGGCTTTGCTTAAAAAACTATAGTCATTTTTCAACTTTGAATTTAACAAAACTGTTATTTGATCGATTGGCATCTTCAAAAAACGAaattg ttttattacaaattaatatgaaGTGTCTTACTATATTAACGgaaaatccaaaaaatatagataaagacttcgtgaaaatatatttatctcaATTTATTTCGTTAAAAACAACACTGATGAATAACTTGAATGAAAAAAGTTTGCAGCGAAGTTATTTAATTGTCCTGAACCACATCCTTcaccatacaattttagtaccaaat ATTTCTGAAGTATGGTGTATGTACGACTGGGAAACATGGACATGGTCAATGATACACAGTACTGATTTATTAGTACGCGCTCTAGTCTTTCAATTTTCAGCTGGCTTGGCAGTTATTGATATTCCAGTATCacataatttaattcatcttGCATTAAA TTATTTTTGTGAATCAAGTTGCTTGGAAAATTGTGTTGTTGCCGAGCAAGCAgctttattttgttcaaatttattttgtttccctAAGTTTAAA AGTTTATGCCACCAATGCATTATTAAATTGGATTTTGATGCTTttgttcaaattattaatttgtgttcATACTACGACTATACCAAACCTG aaaaaaaaaactttatgacATCTCCAAAACTTGTGTCCAATATATGCTGCATGTTTTTCAATATGTTTACATTAACAGAAGTAAATTTATATGAACTCGATCAACATAGTCAATTTGTACAAGCACTTTTcat gtgcttaaaaaaatatttgactccTATGAGTATTGAAAACCCTAATATCATGGAGATGTGTGGTCGCATATGTTCTGTTCTTACACTATTTATACCTGTTagcaattataattttgaaaatttattaaattctttaaatGTTATCTATGAaaggattaatattaatttgg aTTATTGTACAACAATGGTATGGAGATCATTATTTAGACTGACAACAATagttatacagtatacaaattataaaacatttgttataacaaataatttaataactgcattattaacTAGTGTAACTTCCGAAAATAAAGATTTATGTATTGAAGCATTAAATGTAGTTTCTTTAGTATGTCCTCAACTGTCTaaaa agtttgCTCATCGTgtttgtaacattttaattcatacATTGCTCTTGGAGTGGCATcataaattaaaacgaaaaatgttattaattgcattatcaaacatatttattGAACACCCAATCACATATGAAACAGCGAAGCATGACAATGACATATTACATTTCATCATttctaaattgaaaattatgcaGCTACAAGTTACTAAACAATCAAATCATAAAtca aaaatattacaaaatgagTATTTGGAAATTGTGAAATTTTGTTGCAATTTATTTCATGGATGTAATGACGCTAGAGAAGATGCTTCCGCTGAATTGCCAGATTTAGTTCATAAACTTTGGCCTATTGTTGTTGCCAACCCTAAATCAGATATTTTAATGTGTACACTACAAATGCTTGTATCACTTACATCTACATGTCCTTCTG CATGCAGTGCAATGACAATGACTAGCAGTACACTTGGAATGgaaccaaaaacaaaatgtacttcattttcattatttcatgAAGTAATTACATTATCtactaattttcatttaaacgaagatattttgaatattacgcTGCTGTTAGTTTTAAACTGTTGCCAAGCTCAAGAATGTCGTGTAACAAttacaaaa aGTAAACTATTGCCAAGCGTCGTATTGACTCTTAATCTTAAAGACAAAAAATTTCCAATTAAGATtgaacaacaatatttaaagtttttgcTGGTTTTCACAAGTTACAGCGAGGGACAAATACaccttttaaaa gttgaaaatattttggataCTTTAGTAGATctcttaaaatcaaattatgtaaatgatTCTTTAGCCATATTGAGAAACTTGTGTTTTAATGGACAAAACCGTGCAATTATTTTGTCATCAG ATGTATTTTTAGACGGAATTAAAACCTTATTAGAAACTGGAAACCCTACaaaccaaaattataaagatattaGCTTAGCCATATGGTCAATTGCATGCAACAATCAAAAAGCTCGTCTTCAACTATGTCATTGGGGTATAGATAGGTATTTTGAGAAATTATCTGATTTAGTAATATGTAGTGATGAAACAAAAAGCATTATGAACTGTacatataaagttttaaaaggCTAA